In the Thermococcus sp. MAR1 genome, one interval contains:
- a CDS encoding ASCH domain-containing protein, whose translation MRHLEFDGRYAEAILSGRKRATVRLGRRPNLKPGDEVLIHSGGYAIGKAVIERIESKTVGELTDEDAFLDGFSGREELIRALKSHYRHVNDDSIAHVIVFRLVERFEKPVMSSDYAYEGNLPVEIAEKALKYLDLSEEDRKLLELFLQAGSLRKAAYRLGGMNKRYLIRDALRRAYEELKKRGIMGPNV comes from the coding sequence ATGAGGCACCTGGAGTTCGACGGACGCTACGCAGAGGCGATACTGAGCGGAAGGAAGAGAGCGACGGTGAGACTGGGCAGGAGACCGAACCTCAAACCCGGAGACGAGGTTCTTATCCATTCGGGCGGCTATGCAATAGGGAAGGCTGTTATCGAGAGGATCGAGAGCAAAACCGTTGGCGAGCTTACCGACGAGGACGCTTTTCTGGACGGTTTTTCGGGCAGGGAGGAGCTGATAAGGGCCCTCAAAAGCCACTACAGGCACGTTAACGACGACTCCATCGCCCACGTTATAGTCTTCCGACTCGTGGAGCGCTTTGAGAAGCCGGTCATGAGCTCGGACTACGCCTACGAGGGTAATCTGCCGGTGGAGATAGCTGAGAAGGCCCTGAAGTACCTAGACCTGTCGGAGGAGGACAGAAAACTCCTTGAACTTTTCCTCCAGGCGGGAAGTCTGAGAAAAGCCGCTTATAGGCTCGGGGGGATGAACAAGAGGTACTTGATTAGGGACGCCCTCAGGAGGGCCTACGAGGAGCTGAAAAAGAGGGGTATCATGGGACCGAATGTTTGA
- a CDS encoding transglutaminase domain-containing protein produces the protein MVMRRLIPLLLVLIVVVSGCLFKPPAEVKFSIDKTLVRPGGTIHVMILVNNTGKVGLTGATLVLGDDSFQILQEPKFPEILPVGDAVQLVWILRAPIKPGVYNLKLSLELTDELKRSWTGFYGQFRVTVSSEAGPSDEVEMNVEVPEVIEGGEAANLTVIIKNKLDVPIELRDLSFNLFNGMKVVSAGALPASIDGNDEVRVRYTVRAPYAYREGYISAILKYAISGAEGSTVKSFPLKVVWEPWNQSTEVLKKAYGLKYHWVTDEYIVDGYWMERYNSTSNFNRTEFRNMTLRIIRSAKSEPQAAEAIYSWMMRTYSLGDTTSTLEPDKILPQDRISYAEAQILITAMLRSIDVPARIVTLYNGTDCTMRPMTEFYTADGWYIVDVKHGFVGSVDDYLASPYFPKVYQLVTRDGFRIVAQAPATLQGHEHVDVTGDFLANLEDRLLKKVTERLRPELRSKLMLVMNNLDENERLYALFLFASAPSEEDLNRVLSEYSTGKIEQDVKTMYEFYKNMTWRDDFTRYWKIFAGEV, from the coding sequence ATGGTCATGAGAAGGCTAATTCCTCTCCTGCTGGTTCTCATCGTGGTGGTTTCAGGCTGCCTCTTCAAGCCTCCGGCAGAGGTTAAATTCTCGATTGACAAGACCCTCGTTCGACCGGGCGGGACGATTCACGTCATGATACTCGTCAACAACACGGGGAAGGTCGGACTCACCGGTGCGACGCTCGTTCTCGGAGACGATAGCTTCCAGATACTCCAGGAACCGAAGTTTCCGGAGATACTCCCTGTAGGCGATGCGGTTCAGCTTGTCTGGATTTTGAGGGCACCGATAAAGCCCGGTGTCTACAATCTGAAACTGTCCCTCGAGCTTACCGATGAACTCAAGCGCTCGTGGACGGGCTTCTACGGGCAGTTCAGGGTAACGGTGTCGAGCGAGGCAGGCCCTTCCGATGAGGTCGAGATGAACGTTGAGGTACCGGAGGTTATCGAAGGAGGGGAAGCGGCCAACCTAACCGTGATCATCAAGAACAAGCTCGATGTCCCGATAGAGCTCCGCGACCTCAGCTTCAATCTCTTCAACGGGATGAAGGTCGTGAGCGCAGGGGCACTTCCAGCGTCCATTGATGGTAATGATGAGGTGAGGGTCAGGTACACCGTGAGGGCACCGTACGCGTATCGTGAGGGTTACATATCGGCCATCCTCAAGTACGCGATAAGCGGCGCCGAGGGCAGTACAGTCAAGAGCTTCCCGCTGAAGGTAGTGTGGGAGCCGTGGAACCAGAGCACAGAGGTTCTAAAGAAGGCCTACGGCCTGAAGTACCACTGGGTAACCGATGAGTATATAGTTGACGGCTACTGGATGGAGCGCTACAATTCGACATCGAACTTTAATAGAACAGAGTTCAGGAACATGACGCTCAGGATAATCCGGAGCGCCAAGTCGGAGCCACAGGCCGCGGAGGCAATATACAGCTGGATGATGAGAACATACTCCCTGGGAGACACCACCTCAACCCTCGAGCCGGACAAGATACTCCCCCAGGACAGGATAAGCTACGCGGAGGCCCAGATACTCATCACGGCGATGTTGCGCTCGATTGACGTTCCTGCCAGAATAGTGACCCTTTATAACGGCACGGACTGCACTATGAGGCCCATGACCGAGTTCTACACCGCTGACGGGTGGTACATCGTGGATGTAAAGCACGGCTTCGTTGGTTCCGTTGACGACTACCTCGCCAGCCCGTACTTCCCCAAAGTGTATCAGCTCGTAACGCGCGACGGCTTCAGAATCGTCGCCCAAGCACCGGCGACCCTTCAGGGACACGAGCACGTTGACGTCACCGGCGATTTCCTCGCGAATCTTGAGGACAGGCTCCTGAAGAAGGTAACCGAGAGGCTGAGACCGGAGCTTAGGTCAAAGCTCATGCTCGTCATGAACAACCTCGACGAGAACGAGAGGCTGTACGCCCTGTTCCTCTTCGCCTCAGCGCCCAGTGAGGAGGACCTGAACCGGGTGCTGAGCGAGTACAGCACGGGTAAAATAGAGCAAGACGTAAAAACCATGTACGAGTTCTACAAGAACATGACCTGGAGGGACGACTTCACCAGATACTGGAAGATATTCGCGGGGGAGGTATGA
- a CDS encoding class III signal peptide-containing protein, whose product MRRAQGALEYLFMLAAVLVLVTIAARVVLNGTRNLNEAISNYTTQVRKQILEDL is encoded by the coding sequence ATGAGACGAGCCCAGGGAGCCCTTGAGTACCTGTTCATGCTGGCGGCGGTTCTAGTTCTGGTGACCATAGCTGCCAGAGTGGTCCTCAACGGCACGAGGAACCTCAACGAGGCAATATCAAACTACACAACCCAAGTAAGGAAGCAGATTCTCGAAGACCTATGA
- a CDS encoding nicotinamide-nucleotide adenylyltransferase produces MVKRGLFVGRFQPVHNGHIKALEFVFSQVDEVIIGIGSAQASHTLKNPFTTSERMEMLIRALNEAGMDKRYYLIPLPDINFNAIWATYVVSMVPRFDVVFTGNSLVAQLFREKGYEVIVQPMFRKDILSATEIRKRMVEGKPWEELVPKSVAEFIREIKGCERIKMLATNLEKNEKELQAPIRIPEF; encoded by the coding sequence ATGGTCAAGCGCGGCCTCTTCGTTGGCCGGTTCCAGCCGGTTCACAACGGCCATATAAAGGCTCTCGAATTCGTTTTTTCTCAGGTTGATGAGGTAATCATAGGCATCGGAAGCGCCCAGGCGAGCCATACTCTAAAGAACCCCTTCACGACGAGCGAGAGAATGGAGATGCTTATCAGGGCCCTGAACGAGGCCGGTATGGACAAGCGCTACTACCTGATTCCGCTCCCGGACATCAACTTCAACGCCATCTGGGCGACTTACGTGGTGAGCATGGTTCCCCGCTTCGACGTCGTCTTCACCGGCAACTCCTTGGTTGCACAGCTCTTCCGCGAGAAGGGCTATGAGGTCATCGTCCAGCCCATGTTCAGGAAGGACATCCTCTCTGCCACAGAGATAAGGAAGCGCATGGTTGAAGGGAAACCCTGGGAGGAGCTGGTTCCTAAGAGTGTCGCCGAGTTCATCAGGGAGATAAAGGGCTGCGAGAGGATAAAAATGCTCGCCACGAACCTTGAGAAGAACGAGAAGGAGCTCCAGGCGCCGATAAGGATTCCGGAGTTTTGA
- a CDS encoding TIGR02253 family HAD-type hydrolase, protein MLRAVFFDFVGTLITKEGENVTHQNIVREVLRRAGREGLDYMRLWEEYEVESSAMFKELAGKPYVKIRDVDTEAMRRVAGRYGFTVPADFWEISIAMHERYGGLFPDAVETVKALKDLGLHVGIITDSDNDYIEAHLKALGIYGLFDSITTSEDAGFYKPHEGPFRLALERAGVEAGKALYVGDNPAKDCVGAKKVGMMSVLLDPNGAKRELWRNCDFVVSKLGEVVEIVKGLMKSESSKQ, encoded by the coding sequence ATGCTCAGGGCAGTCTTCTTTGACTTCGTGGGCACGCTCATAACGAAGGAGGGTGAAAACGTTACCCATCAGAACATCGTGAGGGAGGTCCTCAGAAGGGCCGGGAGGGAGGGCCTCGATTACATGAGGCTCTGGGAGGAGTACGAGGTCGAAAGCTCCGCAATGTTCAAGGAGCTCGCCGGCAAGCCCTACGTCAAGATCCGGGACGTTGACACCGAGGCCATGCGGAGGGTGGCCGGGCGTTACGGCTTCACCGTTCCGGCGGACTTCTGGGAGATAAGCATTGCCATGCACGAGCGCTATGGGGGCCTCTTTCCCGACGCCGTTGAGACGGTTAAGGCCCTCAAAGACCTCGGCCTCCACGTCGGAATCATAACAGACTCGGACAACGACTACATCGAGGCCCACCTGAAGGCACTCGGCATCTACGGCCTCTTTGACTCGATAACGACCAGCGAGGATGCGGGCTTCTACAAGCCCCATGAGGGGCCCTTCAGGCTTGCCCTCGAAAGGGCCGGTGTTGAAGCTGGAAAAGCCCTCTACGTCGGCGACAATCCGGCAAAGGACTGCGTTGGGGCCAAGAAGGTCGGCATGATGAGTGTCCTTCTCGATCCGAACGGTGCGAAGAGAGAACTGTGGAGGAACTGCGACTTCGTGGTTTCAAAGCTGGGTGAGGTAGTTGAAATCGTGAAGGGCCTGATGAAAAGTGAGTCATCTAAACAATAA
- the pgsA gene encoding archaetidylinositol phosphate synthase has translation MVLNNYRENVRGYLEAIVRPLARAGVTPNTITVLGLLISLGGAYFFYRGEQAIAALVLLFGSLIDALDGTLARLTGKTSRFGAFLDSTFDRISDGAVLFGIALGNLADWRVVFIAFMGSYLVSYERCRAELAGSGRLAVGIAERAERLLIIIITALFGYVEYGVYAVAILAWITVLQRLYAAYQRLKE, from the coding sequence ATGGTGCTCAATAACTACCGCGAAAACGTCAGGGGTTACCTTGAAGCCATCGTCAGACCCCTCGCGAGGGCCGGCGTTACGCCGAACACGATAACCGTCCTCGGCCTGCTGATAAGCCTTGGAGGAGCATACTTCTTCTACCGCGGCGAGCAGGCCATAGCGGCCCTCGTTCTGCTCTTCGGCTCCCTGATAGATGCGCTCGACGGGACTCTCGCGAGGCTCACCGGAAAGACGAGCCGTTTTGGGGCCTTCCTCGACTCCACCTTCGACAGGATAAGCGATGGTGCTGTGCTCTTCGGGATAGCCCTCGGCAACCTCGCCGACTGGCGCGTTGTGTTCATAGCTTTCATGGGAAGCTACCTGGTGAGCTACGAGAGGTGCAGGGCCGAGCTGGCCGGCTCAGGAAGGCTGGCCGTTGGCATAGCGGAGAGGGCCGAGAGATTGCTTATAATAATCATCACAGCCCTCTTCGGCTACGTTGAGTATGGTGTCTACGCCGTCGCAATCCTCGCATGGATAACCGTTCTCCAGAGACTTTACGCGGCCTACCAGAGGCTCAAGGAGTGA
- a CDS encoding A24 family peptidase C-terminal domain-containing protein — MDYVPLILGLVMGVVTSYTDVKTGFVFDNHIFPTLTLIGKLLGWEEEGEDEEGLPGWIPRLIIPAVEVGIIYHLYLGISRGDALLAASGLIGLVLGFVLGLLLYYLGAWASGDAVILAGFSALLPYAPATASIVAPYTVEYPLYPLTILLNSIIAIFPFIFVYAFGVLIVRRKFAELRAIFTERARLTLELSLWIMAALGLRLIIYEVTGASIVGLWSWVFTIGVIYVLGKFRRVGDVIGIGVLAYLVYQEPATAVGAFLRLLAVLYLFKVFLSLVKFMRTEVLMEEVTVEDLREWDILGETVFERDGKILRDRTDTFTRIKNALLSADLNALHPDYGRVIASPTAEGLSREQIEELKCLVEEGRLENRFLRKKSMPFAPALFLGFLISYFWGDMFWWIQLKIAGL; from the coding sequence ATGGATTACGTTCCCCTGATTCTGGGGCTGGTTATGGGAGTCGTTACTTCGTACACTGATGTAAAGACGGGATTCGTTTTTGACAACCACATCTTTCCAACGCTCACCCTGATAGGAAAGCTCCTCGGGTGGGAGGAGGAAGGGGAAGATGAAGAGGGTCTCCCAGGGTGGATTCCCAGGCTAATTATACCAGCCGTCGAGGTAGGAATAATCTACCACCTCTACCTTGGAATCAGCCGAGGAGATGCACTCCTAGCAGCCTCGGGCCTCATCGGGCTTGTACTGGGCTTCGTCCTTGGGCTACTCCTTTACTACCTCGGAGCCTGGGCGAGTGGAGATGCGGTGATACTCGCCGGCTTTTCCGCGCTCCTGCCCTACGCACCGGCAACGGCTTCTATTGTCGCACCATACACTGTCGAGTACCCCCTCTATCCCCTGACGATACTCCTCAACAGCATCATAGCGATATTCCCCTTCATCTTCGTCTACGCCTTTGGGGTTCTCATCGTTAGAAGAAAGTTCGCCGAGTTGAGGGCCATCTTCACCGAGAGGGCGAGGCTTACCCTTGAGTTGTCCCTCTGGATAATGGCCGCCCTCGGTCTCAGGCTGATAATCTACGAGGTCACGGGGGCCTCAATCGTTGGATTGTGGTCGTGGGTATTCACAATCGGCGTGATATATGTCCTCGGAAAGTTCAGGAGAGTTGGGGATGTTATAGGGATTGGCGTCCTGGCATACCTGGTCTATCAGGAACCTGCAACTGCTGTGGGGGCGTTTCTGAGGCTCCTGGCCGTGCTGTATCTGTTCAAAGTCTTCCTCTCCCTCGTGAAGTTCATGCGCACCGAAGTTCTGATGGAAGAGGTCACTGTGGAGGATCTCAGGGAGTGGGACATCCTGGGCGAGACGGTCTTTGAGAGGGACGGAAAAATCCTCAGGGACAGAACTGACACCTTCACGAGGATAAAGAATGCCCTCCTTAGTGCGGACTTGAATGCACTCCATCCCGATTACGGCAGGGTCATAGCCTCCCCGACCGCCGAGGGCCTGAGCAGGGAGCAGATCGAGGAACTCAAGTGCCTCGTTGAAGAGGGGAGACTTGAAAACCGGTTCCTAAGAAAGAAGTCGATGCCCTTCGCTCCGGCGCTCTTCCTCGGCTTTCTGATAAGCTACTTCTGGGGCGATATGTTCTGGTGGATACAGCTCAAGATAGCCGGACTTTGA
- a CDS encoding DUF6516 family protein, with translation MLKELELLEKSLAVKSYEILDYKEGDSFYFLKIRVELIDGSVLYIREFVSEEDYNYSFQWQKNGKLIVRWDNAPHHKNVETFPHHKHVGSKDNVRPSKEVSLEDVLRVIEEKLKT, from the coding sequence ATGCTCAAAGAGTTAGAGTTGCTTGAGAAGAGCTTAGCAGTCAAAAGCTACGAAATTCTAGACTACAAGGAGGGGGACAGTTTTTACTTTCTGAAAATCAGGGTAGAACTGATAGATGGAAGTGTTCTTTACATCAGGGAATTTGTATCGGAAGAAGATTACAACTACTCTTTCCAATGGCAGAAAAACGGAAAACTTATAGTCCGCTGGGACAACGCGCCCCATCACAAAAACGTAGAAACGTTTCCACATCATAAGCACGTCGGTTCCAAGGATAACGTTCGGCCTTCCAAGGAGGTTTCACTGGAGGACGTTCTGAGGGTTATTGAAGAAAAATTGAAGACATAG
- a CDS encoding S-adenosyl-l-methionine hydroxide adenosyltransferase family protein: MITLTTDFGLRGPYVGEMKVAMLRLNPEAIIVDVSHSITRHSVLEGSFVMEQVVKYSPEGTVHVGVIDPGVGTERRAVIIEGEQFLVVPDNGLATLPLKHLKARKAWGIDLEKVKRFTKWEISSTFHGRDVFGPVGALLDAWIEPEKLGSEIPLESLIRLDIEPRKEDDLWLLKVIYVDDFGNVILNLEDYGRPREVELVDWGLKIPYLDTYGQVEPGKLLALPGSHDYLEIAVNQGSAAQKLGLRVGDEVRVRLI, translated from the coding sequence ATGATAACCCTGACGACTGACTTCGGCCTTAGGGGTCCCTACGTGGGGGAGATGAAGGTTGCCATGCTGAGGCTCAATCCAGAGGCGATAATCGTTGATGTCAGCCATTCAATAACCCGGCACTCCGTTCTTGAGGGCTCGTTTGTGATGGAACAGGTGGTCAAGTACTCACCTGAGGGAACGGTTCACGTTGGCGTGATAGACCCCGGTGTTGGAACTGAGAGACGGGCGGTTATAATCGAGGGCGAGCAGTTCCTCGTCGTTCCGGACAACGGCCTGGCAACGCTTCCGCTCAAGCACCTCAAAGCGAGGAAAGCCTGGGGGATAGACCTTGAAAAGGTGAAGCGTTTCACGAAGTGGGAGATAAGCTCGACCTTCCACGGAAGGGACGTTTTTGGGCCGGTTGGTGCCCTACTTGACGCGTGGATCGAGCCGGAGAAGCTCGGAAGCGAGATTCCCCTGGAAAGCTTAATCAGGCTGGACATCGAGCCAAGAAAGGAAGACGACCTCTGGCTGCTCAAGGTGATTTACGTCGACGACTTCGGCAACGTCATACTGAACCTTGAGGACTACGGAAGGCCCAGGGAAGTCGAGCTGGTTGATTGGGGGCTCAAAATACCCTACCTGGACACCTACGGCCAGGTGGAGCCTGGCAAACTGCTGGCTTTGCCGGGAAGCCATGACTACCTTGAGATAGCCGTCAACCAGGGGAGCGCCGCCCAAAAGCTCGGTCTGAGGGTTGGGGATGAGGTCAGGGTGAGGTTGATTTAG
- a CDS encoding tRNA (cytidine(56)-2'-O)-methyltransferase translates to MIVILRLGHRPERDKRITTHVALTARAFGADKIIIAAEEDEHVRESVEDVVRRWGGPFEITFDPGWRKFMREWKERGGTIVHLTMYGIHIDDVIPRIREELEEGRDMLVVVGAEKVPREVYEMADYNVAVGNQPHSEVAALAVFLDRLLEGGGLRKSFENAKLKIIPQERGKKVIELE, encoded by the coding sequence ATGATAGTAATCCTAAGGCTCGGACACAGACCCGAGAGGGACAAGAGGATAACGACCCACGTTGCTTTGACTGCTAGGGCATTCGGGGCGGATAAAATAATCATCGCGGCCGAAGAAGACGAGCACGTGAGGGAAAGCGTCGAGGACGTTGTGAGACGCTGGGGAGGACCCTTCGAGATAACCTTCGACCCGGGCTGGAGGAAGTTCATGCGCGAGTGGAAGGAACGCGGGGGGACGATAGTCCACCTCACGATGTACGGAATCCACATAGACGACGTCATTCCAAGAATCCGGGAAGAGCTGGAGGAAGGCAGGGACATGCTAGTTGTCGTCGGCGCCGAGAAGGTGCCCAGGGAGGTCTACGAGATGGCAGACTACAACGTTGCCGTTGGGAACCAGCCCCACAGCGAGGTTGCCGCTTTGGCAGTCTTCCTGGACAGGCTCCTTGAAGGAGGGGGCTTGAGGAAAAGCTTTGAGAACGCAAAGCTCAAGATAATCCCGCAGGAGAGGGGGAAGAAGGTAATCGAACTTGAGTGA
- a CDS encoding type II toxin-antitoxin system VapC family toxin has translation MRSSLVDSSVIIEALKGNPVAKRLLQSIENDPKFINPIIFSEVLFVFLKLVTGKSYLTLRGNPEAIEKHRDKLEKVYLYLRDNFSELPLTEEIEEKAFEFILNYGLLPNDALILSTAKFYGLALVTLDVDFSFPASSEGIALITGDSFGETERVVQKD, from the coding sequence ATGAGGAGCTCTTTGGTTGATTCATCGGTTATCATTGAGGCTCTAAAGGGTAATCCCGTTGCCAAGCGACTGCTTCAGTCAATTGAGAACGACCCGAAGTTCATAAACCCAATAATTTTCAGTGAAGTCCTGTTTGTTTTTCTGAAACTCGTTACTGGTAAGAGCTACCTTACACTGAGGGGCAATCCTGAGGCGATTGAAAAACACCGTGACAAACTTGAGAAGGTGTATCTTTATCTCAGGGACAATTTCTCGGAGCTTCCCCTTACGGAGGAAATCGAGGAAAAAGCCTTTGAGTTTATTCTAAATTACGGCCTGCTCCCCAACGATGCCCTGATACTTTCCACCGCGAAGTTCTATGGGCTGGCACTCGTGACCCTTGATGTGGACTTTTCCTTCCCTGCCAGCTCGGAGGGGATAGCCCTTATCACGGGCGATTCGTTCGGCGAAACTGAACGAGTCGTTCAGAAAGATTGA
- a CDS encoding ASCH domain-containing protein, with translation MRVYHLRVHEEYLDYIKSGEKRIEVRVAYPGLRGIQPGDKLIFNDSIPAVVTGVKRYETFRQVLREEPIKKIFPDEPSFERAVKRFHGMYPKWKENRYGVIAIRFKLLGEGR, from the coding sequence ATGAGGGTCTACCACTTGAGGGTTCACGAGGAATACCTGGACTACATAAAGTCCGGGGAAAAGAGGATAGAGGTCAGGGTTGCCTATCCGGGGCTTAGGGGAATACAACCCGGGGACAAGCTCATATTCAACGATTCGATTCCTGCTGTAGTCACAGGAGTCAAGCGCTACGAAACCTTCCGTCAGGTTCTGAGGGAGGAGCCGATAAAGAAAATCTTTCCAGACGAGCCGAGCTTTGAGAGGGCGGTGAAGAGGTTCCACGGTATGTATCCCAAGTGGAAGGAGAACCGCTACGGAGTCATAGCCATAAGATTCAAGCTCCTCGGTGAGGGGAGATGA